The Lentimicrobium sp. L6 nucleotide sequence ACGATGATGTACTTCTAATTCCAGCCTATTCTGAGGTTTTACCTAGAGAGGTTAATGTGAAGACCCAATTTACCAAAAACATTGAACTCAATATTCCTATTGTATCTGCAGCTATGGATACAGTAACTGAATCAGCAATGGCTATAGCACTAGCACAAGACGGTGGTATAGGTGTGATTCATAAAAACATGAGTATTGATAGCCAAGCTAATGAGGTAAGGAAAGTGAAAAGAGCAGAAAATGGGATGATTATCGATCCTGTTACACTACACTCTAATGCATTGGTTTCTGATGCTTTAAATATGATGGCTGAGTATAAGATTGGTGGAATTCCAGTAGTGAATAAATATAACGAATTGGTGGGGATTGTCACCAATCGTGATTTGCGTTTCGAAAGGGATTTCAACAAACCAGTTAATGATGTAATGACTCATGAAGTGATTACTACTAATGAATTTGCTGATTTCGAGAAAGCAGCAGACATTCTTCAAAAATATAAAATTGAAAAACTTCCAGTGGTTGATAAAAACAATAAGCTGGTTGGTTTAATTACCTATAAGGATATCATCAAAATTAAGCAGCGCCCAAATGCCTGTAAAGACACCATGGGTAGACTTCGAGTGGCTGCTGCCATAGGCATTAGTGGAGATAGCTTGGAAAGAGCCGATGCTTTAGTAAAAGCAGGAGTTGATGCTATTGTTATCGATACAGCCCATGGTCACACCAAGAGTGTGGTGATGGTATTAAAAGAAATCAAAGCTTCCTTCCCTAATATTGATGTGGTTGTTGGAAATATTGCTACTGGTGCAGCTGCTTTAGCTTTAGTAAAAGCGGGTGCCGATGCAG carries:
- the guaB gene encoding IMP dehydrogenase, which gives rise to MSHSKVIQEGLTYDDVLLIPAYSEVLPREVNVKTQFTKNIELNIPIVSAAMDTVTESAMAIALAQDGGIGVIHKNMSIDSQANEVRKVKRAENGMIIDPVTLHSNALVSDALNMMAEYKIGGIPVVNKYNELVGIVTNRDLRFERDFNKPVNDVMTHEVITTNEFADFEKAADILQKYKIEKLPVVDKNNKLVGLITYKDIIKIKQRPNACKDTMGRLRVAAAIGISGDSLERADALVKAGVDAIVIDTAHGHTKSVVMVLKEIKASFPNIDVVVGNIATGAAALALVKAGADAVKVGIGPGSICTTRIIAGVGVPQLSAVLNVAKALKGTGVPIIADGGIRYTGDIVKALAAGGHTVMAGSLFAGVDESPGETIIYEGRKYKSYRGMGSLEAMQKGSKDRYFQDMEDDISKLVPEGITGRVAYKGTLSEVIHQIVGGLRAGMGYTGSSDISDLHKAQFTKITAAGVAESHPHDVSITREAPNYSRS